In Morococcus cerebrosus, a single genomic region encodes these proteins:
- the porB gene encoding trimeric porin PorB produces the protein MKKSLIALTLAALPVAAMADVTLYGQVKAGVDISRVKEKTTVNGVTTKDTTKTATEIADYGSRIGFKGHEHLSNNLNAIWQVEQNTSVAGTDKGWGTRESFIGLEGGFGKIRAGKLNTPLKDSSDSIDPWEASEANSDVLALGKLERVEDRKVSARYDSPVLSGFSASVQYQPRDNANPDDKYTHDVKSRDSYGLGLNYENAGFFGRYAGSFAKHSVLDKDYLNSFNRNTTLVADTYKDHQVHRLVAGYDANNVLVSVAGQYEGFKADKANAKKNERTEVAVTGGYRMGNVMPRVSYAHGFKAKENGEKQANSQYNQVIVGADYDFSKRTSALISAGWLREGKGDNKYEKTAGTVGLRHKF, from the coding sequence ATGAAAAAATCTCTGATTGCTCTGACTTTGGCAGCTTTGCCTGTTGCAGCTATGGCTGACGTTACCTTGTACGGTCAAGTTAAAGCCGGTGTTGACATTTCCCGAGTTAAAGAAAAAACTACAGTTAACGGTGTAACTACCAAGGATACAACCAAAACTGCTACTGAAATTGCTGACTACGGTTCACGCATCGGTTTCAAAGGCCATGAGCACCTGAGCAATAACCTGAACGCTATTTGGCAAGTAGAGCAAAATACTTCTGTTGCCGGTACTGACAAAGGTTGGGGAACTCGCGAGTCCTTCATCGGTTTGGAAGGCGGCTTCGGTAAAATCCGTGCAGGTAAACTCAATACTCCTCTGAAAGACAGCAGCGACAGCATCGATCCTTGGGAAGCCAGCGAGGCAAACTCAGATGTTTTGGCATTAGGCAAATTAGAACGTGTAGAAGATCGTAAAGTGTCTGCACGCTACGATTCACCTGTATTGTCCGGTTTCAGCGCAAGCGTACAATACCAACCACGTGACAATGCTAATCCTGATGACAAGTATACTCACGATGTGAAAAGCCGTGACTCTTACGGTTTGGGTCTGAACTATGAGAATGCCGGCTTCTTCGGTCGCTATGCTGGTTCTTTTGCTAAACATTCTGTTCTGGACAAAGATTACTTGAATTCGTTCAACAGAAATACTACTTTGGTTGCTGATACTTATAAAGATCACCAAGTACACCGTTTGGTAGCTGGTTACGATGCAAACAATGTATTGGTTTCTGTTGCAGGTCAATACGAAGGTTTCAAAGCTGACAAAGCTAATGCTAAGAAAAACGAACGTACTGAAGTTGCTGTAACTGGTGGCTACCGTATGGGTAACGTAATGCCTCGCGTTTCTTATGCTCACGGCTTCAAAGCTAAAGAAAACGGTGAGAAACAAGCTAACAGCCAATACAACCAAGTTATCGTTGGTGCTGATTACGACTTCTCTAAACGCACTTCTGCCCTGATTTCTGCCGGTTGGTTGAGAGAAGGCAAAGGCGACAACAAATACGAGAAAACTGCTGGTACAGTTGGTCTGCGTCACAAATTCTAA
- a CDS encoding FimV/HubP family polar landmark protein — protein sequence MKKHYKIKLIAASVALAVSVGANAGLGGLNVQSHLGEPFSGNITVTGEEAQALFNGGKASVSNANLRTSVHRAGDRAVINIRSAKAIKDPVLIFQVSTGSQSREYTAIIDPADYSVKGDSTPRVRQEPPPAYASQQIDRQAARERINRALRSGNASADVANNTRKEGIDNKKTKNVQVQPKQTQNAAPSVQGEPRYGKRHLVKQGETLTEIATRIRPQGMTVEQAIQALVKANPGVFINKNADHMLAGKVLNIPTQFDMKQAAAKQAAEKPLVSDNQQPQTAAASKASSEKPEAAKTNASAENKAGEDKAGEGVKSNKEAKLEQQPAQAATSAPQGATQEQAASSVGTEEVLQPGIAEQTAASETAKSTQEAQVEEALAAQQNSDTQNEAVEESSEDGGLWCWLLIGGGALLALLLLLKALGKRKAAAVAPVVPVPSAGYDEEDDDISFAETVIADEAKPEQFVQAKAVPTEEPDGLSIEDDFDDEAFFVQPNAAKEAAEDEININIDDIDDKHVGIVSSAVTVDEETEKRRDLDWDSVESTESVYEPEPENPYQPVSVVIESRHQEESVEEPDNTAHIQQFDEVQSNFDTSFHDASEETKEADASVGEEEYSYTESAVEEEVSDLEFDYEASDASEVQQQEQTVGAENVKDFEEVEEGWDFFSEKTESQPIEPLPEFTTSEQTSSEKLNGDEALEFASVDTSADEAVAEEPFEIKQDEGITFQESDEDFGLADSQGNGVEETIEWENLTVDEEVSKSAFDSGFISESVGMTAPLEAKYELAKMYVEIGDPGAARETLQELMEEATGDILDKTKALLAELG from the coding sequence TTGAAAAAACATTACAAAATCAAACTTATCGCAGCCTCCGTTGCCTTGGCGGTTTCGGTGGGTGCAAACGCAGGATTGGGCGGTTTAAATGTTCAATCGCATTTAGGTGAGCCGTTTTCCGGCAACATCACCGTAACTGGAGAAGAAGCACAGGCATTGTTTAACGGCGGCAAAGCTTCCGTATCCAATGCCAACCTCAGAACCAGCGTCCACAGAGCGGGCGATCGTGCCGTCATCAATATCCGTTCGGCTAAAGCCATCAAAGACCCTGTGCTGATTTTCCAAGTCAGTACCGGCTCTCAATCTCGAGAATATACCGCAATCATCGATCCGGCTGATTACTCGGTCAAGGGCGACAGTACGCCCCGCGTTCGTCAGGAGCCGCCTCCCGCATATGCTTCCCAGCAGATAGACCGTCAAGCCGCGCGCGAACGGATTAACCGTGCGCTGCGTAGTGGAAATGCATCTGCAGATGTTGCGAATAATACGCGTAAAGAAGGAATCGACAATAAAAAAACAAAAAATGTCCAAGTGCAGCCTAAACAGACGCAAAATGCAGCCCCTTCTGTACAGGGCGAGCCGCGCTATGGCAAACGACATTTAGTCAAACAAGGTGAAACCCTAACTGAAATTGCGACCCGTATCCGTCCTCAAGGTATGACGGTCGAGCAGGCAATACAGGCATTGGTAAAAGCCAACCCCGGTGTGTTCATCAATAAAAATGCCGACCATATGTTGGCTGGAAAAGTATTGAATATCCCGACCCAATTCGACATGAAACAGGCAGCCGCCAAACAGGCTGCCGAGAAACCTCTTGTTTCTGACAACCAGCAGCCGCAAACCGCAGCAGCATCTAAGGCATCGTCTGAAAAACCAGAAGCCGCCAAAACTAATGCATCTGCGGAAAATAAGGCAGGTGAAGATAAGGCTGGCGAAGGGGTCAAATCAAATAAAGAAGCCAAGCTTGAACAACAGCCGGCGCAAGCAGCCACTTCCGCCCCACAGGGTGCAACACAAGAACAAGCTGCTTCATCCGTAGGCACTGAGGAAGTATTGCAACCCGGCATCGCAGAACAAACCGCTGCAAGTGAAACGGCAAAATCTACGCAGGAAGCCCAAGTTGAAGAAGCTTTGGCTGCCCAGCAAAATTCCGATACTCAAAACGAAGCAGTAGAAGAGTCGTCTGAAGATGGCGGATTGTGGTGCTGGCTGTTAATCGGCGGCGGTGCTCTGCTGGCATTGTTGCTGTTGCTGAAAGCTTTGGGCAAACGAAAAGCAGCTGCTGTCGCGCCTGTCGTACCTGTTCCTTCTGCAGGATATGACGAAGAAGATGACGACATTAGCTTTGCAGAAACCGTGATAGCTGACGAGGCGAAGCCCGAACAGTTTGTTCAAGCGAAAGCTGTTCCGACAGAAGAGCCTGACGGACTGTCTATCGAGGATGATTTTGACGACGAGGCTTTTTTTGTACAGCCCAATGCAGCCAAAGAAGCCGCTGAAGATGAGATCAATATCAATATCGATGATATTGACGATAAGCACGTCGGTATCGTATCCAGCGCAGTTACCGTGGATGAGGAAACGGAAAAACGCCGTGATTTGGATTGGGACTCTGTTGAATCGACAGAAAGTGTCTATGAGCCCGAGCCGGAGAATCCGTATCAACCGGTTTCAGTAGTTATAGAAAGCAGACATCAAGAGGAATCAGTAGAAGAGCCTGATAATACAGCTCATATTCAGCAATTTGATGAGGTTCAATCAAACTTTGACACGTCTTTCCATGACGCTAGTGAAGAAACCAAAGAGGCGGATGCCTCAGTAGGTGAGGAAGAGTATTCTTATACCGAATCCGCCGTTGAGGAAGAAGTTTCTGATTTGGAGTTTGACTACGAAGCCTCCGACGCTTCTGAGGTTCAACAGCAGGAGCAGACTGTTGGCGCAGAAAATGTCAAAGACTTTGAAGAAGTAGAAGAAGGATGGGACTTCTTCTCGGAAAAAACCGAATCCCAGCCTATCGAGCCGCTGCCTGAGTTCACAACATCTGAGCAAACATCGTCTGAAAAATTAAATGGGGACGAGGCTTTAGAGTTTGCTTCCGTTGATACCTCAGCCGATGAAGCCGTAGCCGAAGAGCCTTTTGAAATCAAACAAGATGAAGGCATTACCTTCCAAGAAAGCGACGAAGATTTCGGATTGGCTGATTCCCAAGGTAACGGAGTAGAAGAGACCATCGAATGGGAAAACCTAACAGTTGATGAAGAAGTAAGCAAGTCGGCATTTGACTCAGGCTTTATTTCCGAATCCGTCGGAATGACCGCTCCTTTAGAAGCCAAATACGAATTGGCAAAAATGTATGTCGAAATTGGAGACCCCGGTGCAGCCCGTGAAACTTTGCAAGAGCTGATGGAAGAGGCTACCGGCGATATCTTGGATAAAACCAAAGCCTTGTTGGCAGAGTTAGGCTGA
- a CDS encoding YciI family protein: MEFYMLLATDADDVHEARMAARPDHLKRLEALQAEGRLLTAGPNPLPDNPERVSGSLIVAKFASLDEAQEWAEQDPYVAAGVYEEVLIKPYKAVFK, encoded by the coding sequence ATGGAATTTTATATGCTTTTGGCCACTGATGCAGACGACGTGCATGAAGCCCGTATGGCTGCACGTCCTGATCATCTGAAACGTTTGGAAGCCCTGCAAGCCGAAGGGCGCCTTCTGACAGCCGGACCGAATCCTCTGCCCGACAATCCCGAACGCGTCTCCGGCAGCCTTATCGTCGCCAAATTCGCATCGCTTGACGAAGCCCAAGAATGGGCGGAACAAGATCCTTATGTCGCTGCGGGCGTATATGAGGAAGTTTTGATTAAGCCCTACAAAGCTGTTTTTAAATAA
- a CDS encoding BolA family protein, which produces MDMRSAIEGRLKTLNPQIFEFQDDSHLHKGHAGNKGGGHYAVTVVSEAFTGMKRIERQRMVQNLLQDLFAGGFIHALSIKAATPDEYFH; this is translated from the coding sequence ATGGATATGCGTTCAGCAATAGAAGGTCGTCTGAAAACTCTAAACCCTCAGATATTCGAGTTTCAAGACGACAGCCATTTGCACAAAGGACACGCAGGCAATAAAGGCGGGGGGCATTATGCTGTAACCGTCGTCAGCGAGGCTTTCACCGGGATGAAACGTATCGAACGCCAACGCATGGTTCAAAACCTGCTCCAAGACCTGTTTGCCGGCGGTTTCATCCATGCCTTGAGCATTAAGGCGGCAACGCCCGACGAATATTTCCATTGA
- a CDS encoding IS5 family transposase translates to MSTFFRQTAQAMIAKHIDRFPLLKLDQVIDWQPIEQYLNRQRARYLRDHRGRPAYPLLSMFKAVLLGQWHSLSDPELEHSLITRIDFNLFCRFDELSIPDYSTLCRYRNWLAQDDTLSELLELINRQLTEKNLKVEKASAAVIDATIIQTAGSKQRQAIEVDEEGQVSGQTTPSKDKDARWTKKNGLYKLGYKQHTRTDEEGYIEKLHITPANTHECNHLSPLLEGIAEGTTVYADKGYDSAENRQHLKEHRLLDGIMRKAHRNRPLTEAQTKRNRYLSKTRYVVEQSFGTLHRKFRYARAAYFGLLKVSAQSHLKAMCLNLLKAANRLSVPVAA, encoded by the coding sequence ATGAGCACCTTCTTCCGGCAAACCGCACAAGCCATGATCGCCAAACACATCGACCGCTTCCCATTATTGAAGTTGGATCAGGTGATTGATTGGCAACCGATCGAACAATACCTGAATCGTCAAAGAGCCCGTTACCTTCGAGACCACCGCGGCCGTCCCGCCTATCCACTGTTGTCCATGTTCAAAGCCGTCCTGCTCGGACAATGGCACAGCCTCTCCGATCCCGAACTCGAACACAGTCTCATCACCCGCATCGATTTCAACCTATTTTGCCGTTTTGACGAACTGAGCATCCCCGATTACAGCACCTTATGCCGCTACCGCAACTGGCTGGCGCAAGACGACACCCTGTCCGAATTGCTGGAACTGATTAACCGCCAACTGACCGAAAAAAACCTAAAAGTAGAGAAAGCATCCGCCGCCGTCATTGACGCCACCATTATTCAGACCGCCGGCAGCAAACAGCGTCAGGCCATAGAAGTCGATGAAGAAGGACAAGTCAGCGGCCAAACCACACCGAGTAAAGACAAAGATGCCCGCTGGACAAAGAAAAACGGTCTCTACAAACTCGGTTACAAACAACATACCCGTACCGATGAGGAAGGCTATATCGAGAAACTGCACATCACCCCCGCCAATACCCATGAGTGCAACCACCTGTCGCCTTTGCTGGAAGGCATTGCCGAAGGTACGACCGTCTATGCCGATAAAGGCTACGACAGTGCGGAAAACCGGCAACATCTGAAAGAACATCGGTTGCTGGACGGCATTATGCGCAAAGCCCACCGCAACCGTCCGCTGACGGAAGCGCAAACCAAACGCAACCGATATTTGTCGAAGACCCGTTATGTGGTCGAGCAAAGCTTTGGTACGCTGCACCGTAAATTCCGCTACGCCCGGGCAGCCTATTTTGGTCTGCTCAAAGTGAGTGCGCAAAGCCATCTGAAGGCGATGTGTTTAAACCTGTTGAAAGCGGCTAACAGGCTAAGTGTGCCTGTTGCCGCCTAA
- a CDS encoding septation protein A, translating into MKILSDLLAVILFFLTYTVTKDMIAATAVALVVGVLQAAFTYWKFKKLDTMQWVGLVLIVVFGGATILLKDPRFIMWKPTVLFWIGALVLLFSHLAGKNGLKATMGKELELSDTVWNNLTYAWIAFLVFMGIANWFVFTHFESHWVNYKMFGSTGLMFAFFIAQGIYLGKHLPKEN; encoded by the coding sequence ATGAAAATTCTGAGTGATTTATTGGCGGTAATTTTGTTTTTTCTGACTTATACGGTTACGAAAGACATGATTGCCGCGACAGCCGTAGCTTTGGTAGTCGGTGTTTTGCAGGCGGCCTTTACCTATTGGAAATTTAAAAAGCTGGATACGATGCAGTGGGTCGGATTGGTTTTAATCGTGGTATTCGGTGGGGCGACCATCCTGCTGAAAGATCCGCGATTCATCATGTGGAAACCGACCGTATTGTTTTGGATAGGTGCACTGGTCTTGCTTTTCAGCCACCTTGCCGGAAAAAACGGACTTAAGGCTACAATGGGCAAAGAACTCGAATTGTCCGATACCGTCTGGAATAATCTGACCTATGCTTGGATAGCGTTTCTCGTATTTATGGGCATAGCCAACTGGTTTGTATTCACTCATTTTGAAAGTCATTGGGTGAATTACAAGATGTTCGGTTCGACCGGACTGATGTTCGCTTTTTTTATCGCTCAAGGTATTTATTTGGGCAAACATTTACCGAAGGAGAATTAA
- the truA gene encoding tRNA pseudouridine(38-40) synthase TruA, with translation MMFPSSKQPAVCRWALILSYDGSRFYGWQKQAGDLPTVQTTLEYALSQIASENIRTIVAGRTDTGVHATAQVVHFDTTVVRPEQAWVRGVNAHLPEGVAVLFAQQVASHFNARFDAYGRRYRYLLESSPVRSPILQGRVGWTHLKLDPDKMQQAALLLEGEHDFSSFRAAGCQAKSPIKTLYSAKISGTPQFLKLDLHGNAFLHHMVRNIMGALVYVGSGRLSVSGFQTLIGERSRLKAPPTFMPDGLYLTGVDYPPEFGIIRPEMPEWL, from the coding sequence ATGATGTTTCCTTCTTCAAAGCAGCCCGCAGTTTGCCGTTGGGCATTAATCCTGTCTTATGATGGCAGCCGATTTTACGGCTGGCAAAAACAAGCCGGCGACTTGCCTACTGTTCAGACGACCTTAGAATATGCACTCAGTCAAATTGCGAGTGAAAACATCCGAACCATAGTTGCCGGGCGTACCGACACAGGCGTACACGCCACTGCACAAGTCGTCCATTTCGATACCACAGTAGTCCGTCCCGAGCAGGCATGGGTGCGGGGCGTCAATGCCCATCTTCCCGAAGGTGTGGCTGTATTGTTCGCACAGCAAGTGGCCTCCCATTTTAACGCCCGCTTTGACGCATACGGTAGAAGGTATCGTTACCTTTTAGAATCATCTCCCGTCCGTTCCCCGATATTGCAAGGCAGGGTAGGGTGGACGCATCTCAAGCTCGATCCTGACAAAATGCAGCAGGCGGCCTTATTATTAGAAGGCGAACATGATTTCTCCAGCTTTCGCGCTGCCGGATGCCAAGCAAAATCCCCCATCAAAACCCTATACAGTGCAAAAATCAGCGGTACGCCGCAATTCCTCAAACTGGATTTGCACGGCAATGCCTTTCTGCACCATATGGTGCGTAATATTATGGGCGCATTGGTTTATGTCGGCAGCGGCAGGCTTAGTGTTTCCGGATTTCAAACCTTAATTGGAGAACGCAGCCGCCTCAAAGCCCCGCCGACCTTTATGCCTGACGGATTGTACTTAACCGGCGTGGATTATCCGCCCGAGTTTGGCATCATCCGTCCCGAAATGCCCGAATGGCTGTGA